A window of the Microbacterium sp. AZCO genome harbors these coding sequences:
- a CDS encoding SufE family protein — protein MTEIALPASLADIREEFLELPESDRLQLLLEFSNELPAVPAEYDGHPELAERVAECQSPVYIILDVDADGVVAMHATAPAEAPTTRGFASILVQGLTGLTADEVLAVPDDFPQSIGLTRAVSPLRIAGMTGMLMRAKRQVRTKLAA, from the coding sequence ATGACTGAGATCGCTCTTCCCGCGTCGCTCGCCGACATCCGCGAGGAGTTCCTCGAGCTGCCCGAGTCCGATCGGCTGCAGCTGCTCCTCGAGTTCTCGAACGAGCTGCCCGCCGTGCCCGCTGAGTACGACGGACACCCCGAGCTCGCCGAGCGCGTCGCCGAGTGCCAGTCGCCGGTCTACATCATCCTCGATGTCGACGCCGACGGCGTGGTCGCGATGCACGCGACAGCGCCCGCGGAGGCACCCACGACGCGCGGATTCGCCAGCATCCTGGTGCAGGGCCTCACCGGCCTCACGGCCGACGAGGTGCTGGCCGTGCCCGACGACTTCCCGCAGAGCATCGGCCTGACCCGCGCGGTCTCCCCCCTGCGCATCGCGGGGATGACGGGCATGCTGATGCGCGCGAAGCGGCAGGTGCGAACGAAGCTCGCGGCCTGA
- a CDS encoding Ig-like domain-containing protein, with amino-acid sequence MTPWSTAEPRGILGQTLHSSDRIRRPQGVRMTPGHRWGVSLAAAATTIALVAGSAATANAAPPTVPAIDLPAGNSGDSSFIFEYGAPSPPSRLLTIGSDTTRILFDPPFGPAGPEMFCKLVASDGTTIAERLWEDDWWSTDHGLDVPAGAISDDGALYTASCVTQMESRSEARWTLVGDAGAPAELTLNHSAEKATRITERDPLDGCCAPDDIAIAPGERIRIRGSAGIWFPLGSAVRLEARIEGSSGGTVPAEQVSATSDGSVLGLTIPSGIAAAPGDRLRVFVESTSTVSGGATSADQVLTRLWNHSFVVAEKQATTTALTLDRRYALTSRTAVNARVVVTDPAGGQVDGTVTLIVDGRSGPATTVVGTGSASAVLRLPALSRGPHTVVAVFGGSERLLGSTSPTRQVRILL; translated from the coding sequence ATGACCCCTTGGTCGACGGCCGAGCCGCGAGGCATACTGGGCCAGACGCTCCACTCTTCTGACCGGATCCGCCGACCGCAGGGAGTCCGCATGACACCCGGCCACCGCTGGGGCGTCTCGCTCGCCGCAGCCGCAACGACCATCGCCCTGGTTGCAGGCAGTGCCGCGACCGCGAACGCCGCGCCGCCGACCGTCCCCGCCATCGACCTGCCCGCCGGGAACTCCGGCGACTCGAGCTTCATTTTCGAGTACGGCGCACCATCACCACCGAGTCGTCTCCTCACGATCGGATCGGACACGACGAGGATCCTGTTCGATCCGCCTTTCGGACCGGCCGGCCCCGAGATGTTCTGCAAGCTGGTCGCAAGCGATGGCACGACGATCGCTGAGCGCCTCTGGGAGGACGACTGGTGGTCGACCGACCACGGACTGGACGTGCCGGCCGGCGCGATCTCCGATGACGGTGCGCTGTATACCGCGTCCTGCGTGACTCAGATGGAATCCCGATCCGAGGCGAGGTGGACCCTCGTGGGTGACGCCGGCGCCCCCGCTGAGCTGACGCTGAATCACTCTGCGGAGAAGGCGACGAGAATCACCGAACGCGACCCCCTCGACGGATGCTGCGCGCCGGACGACATCGCGATCGCTCCGGGTGAGCGCATCCGCATCCGGGGATCGGCGGGCATCTGGTTCCCTCTCGGATCCGCCGTTCGCCTCGAGGCCCGGATCGAAGGGTCTTCGGGCGGGACGGTGCCCGCCGAGCAGGTGTCCGCGACGTCGGACGGGTCCGTGCTGGGTCTCACCATCCCGAGCGGCATCGCCGCCGCACCCGGCGACCGGCTCAGGGTGTTCGTCGAGTCGACCTCGACGGTGTCCGGCGGCGCGACGTCAGCGGACCAGGTGCTGACGCGCCTGTGGAACCACTCCTTCGTCGTAGCGGAGAAGCAGGCCACGACGACGGCGCTCACCCTCGATCGGCGCTACGCGCTCACCTCGCGGACAGCCGTCAACGCCCGCGTGGTCGTCACGGATCCCGCGGGCGGTCAGGTCGACGGCACCGTCACGCTCATCGTCGACGGCAGAAGCGGACCCGCGACGACGGTCGTGGGAACCGGCTCCGCCTCCGCAGTCCTCCGGTTGCCCGCGCTGAGCAGAGGTCCCCACACCGTGGTCGCCGTCTTCGGCGGCTCCGAACGGCTGCTGGGCTCGACGAGCCCTACCCGGCAGGTTCGCATCCTGCTCTGA
- a CDS encoding DUF3000 domain-containing protein, which translates to MAELRPPAPPPSFERAAADVRDTAFRDDLVVREIPSPSGLAPHALALAGDVRPDDRGQDSAYGTGRFILLHDEDEPAAWEGAWRIVCFAQAPLEPEIGIDPMLADVAWSWLIDALDSRGAAYHAASGTATKTLSKGFGSLAAEGDGAQIELRASWSPAGPIGPHVQAWGELVCMLAGLPPGSEGIPVIGAGRSPRG; encoded by the coding sequence GTGGCTGAGCTTCGACCCCCGGCGCCGCCGCCGTCGTTCGAGCGCGCGGCCGCCGACGTGCGCGACACGGCCTTCCGCGACGACCTCGTCGTGCGGGAGATCCCGTCGCCATCCGGGCTCGCGCCGCACGCACTCGCACTGGCCGGAGACGTGCGTCCCGACGATCGGGGCCAGGACTCGGCGTACGGTACAGGTAGATTCATCCTCCTTCACGACGAGGACGAGCCGGCTGCATGGGAAGGAGCGTGGCGCATCGTGTGCTTCGCCCAGGCGCCGCTGGAGCCGGAGATCGGCATCGACCCCATGCTCGCCGATGTGGCGTGGTCGTGGCTGATCGATGCCCTGGACTCCCGCGGAGCGGCCTATCACGCGGCGTCCGGCACCGCGACGAAGACGCTCTCGAAGGGCTTCGGGTCGCTCGCGGCCGAGGGCGACGGGGCGCAGATCGAGCTGCGCGCCTCGTGGTCGCCCGCCGGGCCCATCGGACCCCACGTGCAGGCGTGGGGCGAGCTCGTCTGCATGCTCGCCGGGCTCCCGCCCGGGTCGGAAGGGATCCCCGTCATCGGAGCAGGCAGGTCCCCGCGTGGCTGA
- a CDS encoding sulfurtransferase, with product MSVEFDTSSAKFADYSDPGRLVTGEWLEQRLGQPGLVVVESDEDVLLYETGHIPGAVKVDWHTELNDPVVRDYVDGAGFAELLSRKGISRDDTVVIYGDKNNWWAAYALWVFSLFGHEDVRLLDGGRDKWISEGRPLTTEPAGREATEYPVVERDDSTLRAYKEDVLAHLGKPLIDVRSPEEYNGSRTSAPAYPEEGALRAGHIPTAQSVPWARAVAADGGFKPRAELDAIYRGDAGLKDDDEIVAYCRIGERSSHTWFVLHHLLGFDSVRNYDGSWTEWGSAVRVPIVTGDEPGALPA from the coding sequence GTGTCCGTCGAGTTCGACACCTCGTCCGCCAAGTTCGCCGACTACTCCGATCCCGGACGGCTCGTGACCGGCGAGTGGCTCGAACAGCGGCTCGGACAGCCGGGTCTCGTGGTCGTCGAGTCCGACGAGGACGTGCTGCTCTACGAGACGGGCCACATCCCGGGCGCCGTCAAGGTCGACTGGCACACCGAGCTGAACGACCCGGTCGTGCGCGACTACGTCGACGGCGCGGGCTTCGCCGAGCTGCTGAGCCGCAAGGGCATCTCGCGCGACGACACCGTCGTCATCTACGGCGACAAGAACAACTGGTGGGCCGCGTACGCCCTCTGGGTGTTCTCGCTCTTCGGACACGAGGACGTCCGCCTGCTCGACGGCGGACGCGACAAGTGGATCTCCGAGGGGCGTCCGCTCACGACCGAGCCGGCCGGCCGAGAGGCGACGGAGTATCCGGTCGTCGAGCGCGACGACTCGACGCTGCGCGCGTACAAGGAGGACGTCCTCGCGCACCTCGGCAAGCCCCTCATCGACGTCCGCTCGCCCGAGGAGTACAACGGCTCCCGCACGTCGGCACCCGCCTACCCCGAAGAGGGCGCGCTGCGCGCGGGACACATCCCCACTGCGCAGAGCGTGCCGTGGGCGCGTGCCGTCGCCGCGGACGGCGGCTTCAAGCCTCGCGCCGAGCTCGACGCCATCTATCGCGGCGACGCGGGCCTGAAGGACGACGACGAGATCGTGGCCTATTGCCGCATCGGCGAGCGCTCGAGCCACACGTGGTTCGTGCTGCACCACCTGCTCGGCTTCGACAGCGTCCGCAACTACGACGGCTCCTGGACCGAGTGGGGCAGCGCCGTGCGCGTGCCGATCGTCACCGGCGACGAGCCGGGGGCACTCCCGGCCTGA
- a CDS encoding type II toxin-antitoxin system PemK/MazF family toxin, giving the protein MSPRRSLLGALKSLLTPSRTPSTPHERAAPAPAAPAHDVAGRSGTAATTAVAPPPAGGLRITYAPDHDGDPDAGEIVWTWVPYAENDGRGKDRPVLVIGRQSADRVYAVRLTSKSHDGDRDFLALGSGPWDTKGRPSWVDIEQLYSVHADGMRREASALDRKRFTIVADALHRRYGWTVGER; this is encoded by the coding sequence ATGAGCCCTCGTCGCAGCCTGCTGGGCGCCCTGAAGAGCCTCCTGACGCCTTCTCGCACGCCGTCGACGCCTCACGAGCGCGCAGCACCCGCCCCCGCCGCACCGGCCCATGACGTGGCCGGACGATCGGGGACCGCCGCGACGACGGCCGTCGCACCCCCGCCCGCGGGCGGTCTCAGGATCACGTACGCGCCCGATCACGACGGCGACCCGGATGCCGGGGAGATCGTGTGGACGTGGGTGCCCTACGCCGAGAACGACGGGCGCGGCAAGGACCGGCCCGTGCTCGTCATCGGCAGGCAGAGCGCGGATCGCGTGTACGCCGTGCGACTCACGAGCAAATCGCACGACGGCGACCGCGACTTCCTCGCACTCGGCTCCGGGCCCTGGGACACGAAGGGCCGCCCCTCCTGGGTCGACATCGAGCAGCTGTACAGCGTGCATGCCGACGGCATGCGCCGCGAGGCATCCGCCCTCGATCGGAAGAGGTTCACGATCGTCGCGGACGCGCTGCATCGGCGCTACGGGTGGACCGTGGGGGAGAGATGA
- a CDS encoding alpha/beta fold hydrolase, with the protein MVTPRRAATRGATPALIAGIRAALVTLSLALTGVLTVLGLLSVRIAREVVTPARRRADITIVDLDTAAQTITLSRTPDTELPGRYGLFTTGTASYVKLGSVLGQDDGTVKRKLLTHVPPTSQLAAEAAFSGWYYAQPGELHLPFTPELIGSSVGPCPAWLFPAVEPTDTWVIQIHGRGTNRQECLRAVPLFHAAGITSLVVSYRNDGEAPRSRTGTYALGATEWRDVDAAIGFARRRGARRIILMGWSMGGAIALQVALNSAHGELIAGLVLESPVVDWRVVLDYQAKLLRIPHAVTDLAIGALQSEWATPLTRTGSAIPFDRLDVVSRADELRHPILILHSDDDGFVPSDASHDLVVRRPDLVEMQVFEVARHTKLWNYDQERWSRSIRSWLSRHDLIPAGADADS; encoded by the coding sequence ATGGTCACTCCCAGGCGCGCCGCGACGCGTGGCGCTACCCCCGCCCTGATCGCCGGCATCCGCGCGGCTCTCGTGACCCTGAGCCTCGCGTTGACCGGCGTTCTGACCGTCCTGGGCCTCCTGTCGGTCCGCATCGCGCGCGAGGTCGTGACGCCCGCTCGTCGACGCGCCGACATCACCATCGTCGACCTCGACACGGCGGCGCAGACCATCACCCTCTCGCGGACGCCCGACACCGAGCTGCCCGGCCGGTACGGCCTGTTCACGACGGGAACCGCGTCGTACGTGAAGCTCGGATCGGTGCTCGGCCAGGACGACGGAACCGTGAAGCGCAAGCTGCTGACCCACGTGCCGCCGACGTCTCAGCTCGCAGCGGAGGCGGCCTTCAGCGGCTGGTACTACGCGCAGCCGGGCGAGCTGCACCTTCCCTTCACGCCGGAGCTCATCGGATCGTCCGTCGGGCCGTGCCCCGCGTGGCTCTTCCCGGCGGTCGAGCCCACCGACACCTGGGTCATCCAGATCCACGGGCGCGGCACGAATCGCCAGGAGTGCCTGCGCGCCGTGCCGCTCTTCCATGCCGCGGGCATCACGTCGCTCGTCGTCTCGTACCGCAACGACGGCGAGGCGCCGCGCAGCCGCACGGGCACCTACGCCCTGGGCGCGACGGAGTGGCGCGACGTCGACGCCGCCATCGGCTTCGCCCGACGCCGCGGCGCCCGTCGCATCATCCTCATGGGGTGGTCGATGGGCGGGGCGATCGCGCTGCAGGTCGCTCTCAACTCGGCGCACGGCGAGCTCATCGCAGGGCTCGTGCTCGAGTCTCCGGTCGTCGACTGGCGGGTCGTGCTCGACTACCAGGCCAAGCTCCTGCGCATCCCGCACGCCGTCACCGACCTGGCGATCGGCGCCCTGCAGTCCGAATGGGCGACGCCCCTCACCCGCACGGGAAGCGCGATCCCGTTCGACCGTCTCGACGTCGTCTCGCGCGCCGATGAGCTCCGGCATCCCATCCTCATCCTGCACAGCGACGACGACGGATTCGTGCCGTCCGACGCATCGCACGATCTCGTCGTGCGCCGCCCCGACCTCGTCGAGATGCAGGTCTTCGAGGTCGCCCGCCACACGAAGCTGTGGAACTACGACCAGGAGCGCTGGAGCCGGAGCATCCGGTCCTGGCTGTCGCGGCACGACCTCATCCCCGCGGGCGCAGACGCAGATAGCTGA
- the zapE gene encoding cell division protein ZapE codes for MTTTAAGIVHLTERTPQVSGAEMVAALVPPPQFDGATFDSYRADPAFPSQQEAKDLLMTFSGLGQPAAKGGFFRRAKKGPEVKPGVYLDGGFGVGKTHLLASIYHALPARRKYFGSFIEYTALVGALGYQNTVELFRGADLLCIDEFELDDPGDTMVMTRLLGELVSGGTRMAATSNTPPNALGEGRFAAQDFLREIHAMAANFQTIRIDGTDYRQRAIDGHAAVLTPAEYERTTMDASTRGLVSDDAFPRFVEHLAHVHPSRYIRLIDGLAGIGLRDVVELDDQSAALRFVAFVDRAYDAQIPIRATGTSLDLVFGEEMLHGGYRKKYLRAISRLVALTHE; via the coding sequence ATGACCACCACGGCTGCCGGAATCGTGCACCTGACGGAGCGCACGCCGCAGGTGTCGGGTGCCGAGATGGTGGCGGCGCTCGTGCCCCCGCCGCAGTTCGACGGCGCGACGTTCGACTCCTACCGCGCCGACCCCGCCTTCCCCTCCCAGCAGGAGGCGAAGGATCTGCTCATGACCTTCTCCGGCCTCGGCCAGCCGGCGGCGAAGGGCGGCTTCTTCCGCCGCGCCAAGAAGGGGCCCGAGGTGAAGCCCGGCGTGTACCTCGACGGCGGCTTCGGCGTCGGGAAGACGCACCTCCTGGCGTCGATCTACCACGCGCTACCGGCACGACGGAAGTACTTCGGATCGTTCATCGAGTACACGGCGCTCGTCGGAGCACTCGGCTACCAGAACACCGTCGAGCTCTTCCGCGGCGCCGACCTCCTCTGCATCGACGAGTTCGAGCTCGACGACCCGGGCGACACGATGGTCATGACGCGGCTCCTCGGCGAGCTCGTCTCGGGCGGCACCCGCATGGCCGCGACATCCAACACCCCGCCGAACGCGCTCGGGGAAGGCCGCTTCGCGGCGCAGGACTTCCTCCGCGAGATCCACGCGATGGCCGCCAACTTCCAGACCATCCGCATCGACGGCACCGACTACCGCCAGCGAGCGATCGACGGGCATGCCGCCGTGCTGACGCCCGCGGAGTACGAGCGGACGACGATGGATGCCTCGACGCGCGGCCTCGTGTCCGACGACGCCTTCCCGCGCTTCGTCGAGCACCTCGCCCACGTGCATCCGAGCCGCTACATCCGGCTCATCGACGGACTCGCCGGGATCGGCCTCCGCGACGTCGTCGAGCTCGACGACCAGTCCGCAGCGCTGCGGTTCGTCGCCTTCGTCGACCGCGCCTACGACGCGCAGATCCCGATCCGGGCCACCGGCACCTCGCTCGACCTCGTGTTCGGCGAGGAGATGCTGCACGGCGGCTACCGCAAGAAGTACCTGCGGGCCATCTCGCGTCTGGTCGCGCTCACGCACGAGTGA
- a CDS encoding DNA alkylation repair protein, with amino-acid sequence MTPVEDIRARLRAAGDPARAPGQQAYMKSTMPFYGVSLPEVRRLTRAAFTGETDAGPLLAAARELWDGASHREERYAAMHVLALRPLKGEPAVLPLAEHMVRTGQWWDITDELAHRFADALDERPEETAGLLRRWSCDDDFWIRRVAIISQLGRRDRVDPVLLTDVIEPNTADREFFIRKAIGWALREYARVQPEWVRRFVSTHELSPLSTREALKHL; translated from the coding sequence GTGACCCCGGTCGAGGACATCCGCGCGCGGCTCCGCGCTGCGGGCGACCCCGCGCGCGCTCCTGGTCAGCAGGCGTACATGAAGTCGACCATGCCCTTCTACGGCGTTTCGCTGCCGGAGGTGCGGCGTCTCACGCGCGCAGCGTTCACGGGCGAGACGGATGCCGGGCCGCTGCTCGCGGCGGCGCGGGAACTGTGGGACGGGGCATCCCATCGAGAAGAGCGCTACGCGGCCATGCACGTGCTCGCACTTCGGCCGCTGAAGGGGGAACCGGCCGTGCTCCCGCTCGCAGAGCACATGGTGCGCACGGGGCAGTGGTGGGACATCACCGACGAGCTGGCGCACCGGTTCGCCGACGCGCTCGACGAGCGGCCCGAGGAGACGGCGGGACTGCTGCGCCGATGGAGTTGTGACGACGACTTCTGGATACGGCGCGTCGCGATCATCTCGCAGCTGGGCCGCCGCGACCGCGTCGACCCCGTTCTCCTCACGGACGTCATCGAGCCGAACACAGCCGACCGGGAGTTCTTCATCCGCAAGGCGATCGGCTGGGCGCTGCGCGAGTACGCGCGCGTGCAGCCCGAGTGGGTGCGCCGTTTCGTCTCCACGCACGAGCTGAGCCCGCTCAGCACCCGCGAGGCGCTCAAGCACCTCTGA
- a CDS encoding ammonium transporter — MDQGNTAFILIAAALVLLMTPGLAFFYGGLVKAKSVISMMMLSFGAMGLIGVLWVLYGYAIAFPSTAVGQIQFPWTIDPAEFGLSSLLEAPDGAAYPPLAFVAFQATFAIITVALVSGAIADRAKFGAWMIFAAVWATIVYFPVASWVFNFGLADDGSFSYGGWITYGMQTWFGVGAIDFAGGTAVHINAGAAALALALVLGKRVGFQKGIQVPHNPPFVLLGAGLLWFGWFGFNAGSELAADNTAAIAFVNTIAAPAAALLAWLVVEKIRDGKPTSVGAASGAVAGLVAITPACASLLPVWAILLGFIAGAVCALAIDLKFKWGFDDSLDVVGVHLVGGLIGTLFLGFFANNTGLIYSGSFTQLMVQAIAAFSVLIYSFVLAYAIGWIIQKTIGFRVKNEDEIAGIDTVVHGEEGYVLTDARG; from the coding sequence ATGGATCAAGGCAACACCGCATTCATCCTCATAGCAGCCGCACTGGTTCTCCTGATGACGCCCGGCCTGGCGTTCTTCTACGGCGGACTCGTGAAGGCCAAGAGCGTGATCAGCATGATGATGCTGAGCTTCGGCGCGATGGGTCTCATCGGGGTGCTCTGGGTGCTCTACGGCTACGCGATCGCATTCCCGTCGACCGCGGTCGGTCAGATCCAGTTCCCGTGGACGATCGACCCGGCGGAGTTCGGGCTGTCCAGCCTGCTCGAGGCTCCTGACGGCGCCGCGTACCCGCCGCTCGCCTTCGTAGCCTTCCAGGCCACGTTCGCGATCATCACCGTCGCCCTGGTCTCCGGCGCCATCGCCGACCGGGCCAAGTTCGGCGCGTGGATGATCTTCGCGGCCGTCTGGGCGACGATCGTCTACTTCCCGGTCGCGAGCTGGGTCTTCAACTTCGGCCTCGCCGACGACGGCAGCTTCTCGTACGGCGGCTGGATCACCTACGGCATGCAGACCTGGTTCGGAGTCGGTGCGATCGACTTCGCGGGCGGCACGGCGGTGCACATCAACGCCGGTGCCGCAGCCCTCGCCCTCGCCCTCGTCCTGGGCAAGCGCGTCGGCTTCCAGAAGGGCATCCAGGTTCCCCACAACCCGCCGTTCGTCCTGCTCGGCGCGGGTCTGCTGTGGTTCGGCTGGTTCGGCTTCAACGCCGGCTCCGAGCTCGCCGCCGACAACACCGCCGCGATCGCGTTCGTCAACACAATCGCCGCCCCTGCCGCGGCGCTGCTCGCGTGGCTGGTCGTCGAGAAGATCCGCGACGGCAAGCCGACGTCCGTCGGTGCCGCCTCGGGCGCCGTCGCGGGCCTCGTCGCCATCACCCCGGCGTGTGCGTCGCTGCTGCCGGTGTGGGCGATCCTGCTCGGCTTCATCGCCGGCGCGGTGTGCGCGCTCGCGATCGACCTGAAGTTCAAGTGGGGCTTCGACGACTCGCTCGACGTCGTGGGCGTCCACCTCGTCGGCGGTCTCATCGGAACGCTCTTCCTCGGCTTCTTCGCCAACAACACGGGCCTCATCTACAGCGGCAGCTTCACGCAGCTGATGGTGCAGGCTATCGCCGCCTTCTCCGTGCTGATCTACTCGTTCGTGCTCGCGTACGCCATCGGCTGGATCATCCAGAAGACGATCGGCTTCCGCGTCAAGAACGAGGACGAGATCGCCGGCATCGACACGGTCGTGCACGGCGAGGAGGGCTACGTCCTCACCGACGCCCGCGGCTGA
- a CDS encoding dihydrofolate reductase family protein, which produces MTDGSPAAAGVVTEVVPRTLATAEVRSPGTHAWMAERYRPPTPDYVRLNLITTVTGATAGADGTSETITSRTDRYVLGAIRRAADVVVVGAETVRAEGYLLPKTARLAIVTSTGDLAGRLRTQGREDRPPAIVLCPATRVETVRHAVRDAAAEVWAVPTDSDRLSPAAIVATLRAHGLRGIVCEGGPALATQFVDAAVVDEICVTVSPVLERSGHPFVSPAERTESTVAGMLVDDAGFSYLRLRPRG; this is translated from the coding sequence ATGACCGACGGCTCCCCCGCCGCCGCGGGCGTCGTCACGGAGGTCGTCCCGCGCACGCTCGCGACAGCCGAGGTCCGGTCTCCGGGAACGCATGCCTGGATGGCCGAGCGATATCGGCCGCCGACCCCTGACTACGTGCGCCTCAACCTCATCACGACCGTCACGGGCGCGACGGCAGGAGCCGACGGGACGAGCGAGACGATCACGTCGCGTACCGACCGCTACGTCCTCGGCGCGATCCGCCGCGCGGCGGACGTCGTAGTCGTCGGCGCCGAGACGGTCCGCGCCGAGGGCTACCTGCTGCCCAAGACCGCGCGACTGGCGATCGTGACGTCGACGGGCGACCTGGCGGGGCGCCTGCGCACGCAGGGTCGCGAAGACCGGCCGCCGGCGATCGTCCTGTGTCCTGCGACGCGCGTCGAGACGGTGCGGCATGCGGTTCGGGATGCCGCGGCCGAGGTCTGGGCGGTGCCCACGGACTCCGACCGGCTCTCCCCCGCCGCCATCGTCGCGACGCTCCGCGCGCACGGCCTCCGCGGGATCGTGTGCGAAGGCGGTCCGGCCCTCGCGACGCAGTTCGTGGATGCCGCCGTCGTCGACGAGATCTGCGTGACCGTGTCACCCGTGCTCGAGCGGTCGGGGCATCCCTTCGTCAGCCCGGCCGAGCGCACGGAATCGACGGTGGCGGGGATGCTGGTCGACGACGCGGGGTTCAGCTATCTGCGTCTGCGCCCGCGGGGATGA